The following are from one region of the Nitrospirota bacterium genome:
- a CDS encoding PilX N-terminal domain-containing pilus assembly protein, whose amino-acid sequence MKNRQRNITSSDTFKGADGFILIISLLSLLALTAIGILAISTSTTEVMIAGNTRLREIGLSAADSGIELTEPILRNTDNLEFTDIPQAELSDRMQDLRAERNCVSQLNPDTENFPVSIGGNNNVSVDVDYVSAGDPGPGYALEEGGPPIVRKNYIINATSRGASGSETRVGAVYFLVGWCD is encoded by the coding sequence ATGAAAAATAGACAGAGGAACATAACCTCAAGTGATACATTTAAGGGAGCAGATGGGTTCATCCTGATCATCTCCCTTCTTTCCCTACTGGCTTTAACAGCTATCGGGATTCTGGCAATCTCGACATCCACGACAGAAGTCATGATTGCAGGGAACACGAGGCTCAGGGAGATTGGCCTCTCTGCTGCTGATTCAGGGATAGAGCTGACTGAGCCGATATTGAGAAATACCGATAATCTTGAATTCACAGATATTCCACAGGCTGAGCTGAGTGACAGAATGCAGGACTTAAGGGCTGAAAGAAACTGCGTATCTCAACTGAATCCCGACACTGAAAATTTTCCGGTTAGTATAGGAGGCAATAATAATGTCAGTGTTGATGTTGATTATGTCAGTGCTGGTGACCCAGGTCCTGGTTATGCACTCGAAGAAGGGGGACCACCGATTGTAAGAAAGAACTACATAATTAACGCAACAAGCAGGGGAGCATCAGGCTCTGAAACCAGAGTCGGTGCAGTGTATTTCCTCGTAGGTTGGTGTGATTAA
- a CDS encoding prepilin-type N-terminal cleavage/methylation domain-containing protein, which produces MKQQHHKKQSECTGQNGYSLVELLVVIVISLIITGAIYSSYISQQRSFTAQDQVTELNSTSRISLNIIANDLRETGFGLLENGAFNINGFTQVLTLTDNASAPDQITLIGAFRKAGTLCSNGNGNAISPDDTTLRLVPPEGSEGLDNINTTDKRNISIAGIRYGIVTSGGGAEFRIQLQDRVGESFPLYTDLNANGNCDDGEGVPVYLIEDYTYRVVGNELQRVRRLNDPDPDIDIIAQNIEDLQFALVNSNTVRVNILASTARPDPNFQGLGNPPQTIENRNLPATNDALRRRWWQMEVAVRNL; this is translated from the coding sequence ATGAAACAGCAACACCATAAAAAACAATCTGAGTGCACGGGACAAAACGGCTATTCACTTGTTGAACTGCTGGTCGTTATAGTCATCAGCCTGATAATAACAGGCGCTATATATTCGTCATATATATCCCAGCAGCGTTCCTTTACTGCACAGGACCAGGTCACTGAGTTGAACTCTACATCCAGGATATCTCTCAACATAATTGCCAACGACCTCAGAGAGACAGGCTTTGGCCTGCTGGAAAACGGGGCATTCAACATAAACGGCTTCACACAGGTGCTTACCCTTACAGATAATGCCAGCGCCCCTGATCAGATTACCTTGATAGGAGCCTTCAGAAAAGCCGGGACCTTATGCAGCAATGGCAATGGTAATGCCATAAGCCCGGATGATACCACCCTCAGACTCGTACCGCCTGAAGGCAGTGAGGGGCTGGATAATATAAACACCACTGACAAGAGGAACATCAGTATAGCAGGTATCAGGTACGGAATAGTTACTTCAGGTGGCGGTGCAGAGTTCAGGATACAATTACAGGACCGTGTAGGCGAATCCTTCCCGTTGTATACTGACTTAAACGCTAACGGCAACTGTGACGACGGCGAGGGAGTGCCTGTTTACCTGATTGAGGACTACACCTATCGGGTAGTCGGAAACGAATTACAGAGGGTCAGGAGATTAAACGATCCTGACCCTGACATTGATATAATTGCTCAAAACATTGAAGATCTGCAATTTGCTTTGGTGAATAGTAATACGGTCAGGGTAAATATCCTTGCATCAACAGCACGGCCTGACCCGAATTTTCAGGGACTGGGCAACCCGCCCCAAACAATAGAAAACCGTAACCTGCCTGCCACCAATGACGCTCTGAGAAGGAGATGGTGGCAGATGGAAGTTGCTGTGAGGAACCTGTAA
- the pilV gene encoding type IV pilus modification protein PilV — protein sequence MEKQFNSYSSPITNKKGVTLIEVLVAIVILTVGLTSVAMMQYMAVAGNAFGRETQIASELGQELLEKMRSTPVRDDTGTVNSIFVAGTHPTPEDDTILQNPVGSGDADYDPVTRAGGMTFTRIWWVEDDCRSVDINDPIPTALLCTPAPPGACAGGAGMNNVKALAVRVCWTDKNGSNHTVTLNGVKWDETATP from the coding sequence ATGGAAAAACAATTTAATTCATATTCATCACCAATCACAAACAAAAAAGGGGTTACCCTTATTGAGGTCCTTGTGGCGATTGTAATCCTGACAGTCGGCCTGACAAGCGTTGCCATGATGCAGTATATGGCAGTGGCAGGCAATGCATTCGGAAGAGAGACACAGATTGCATCGGAATTGGGCCAGGAATTATTGGAAAAGATGCGGTCTACTCCTGTCAGAGACGATACAGGTACCGTCAACAGCATATTTGTGGCCGGCACTCATCCGACACCGGAAGACGACACAATCCTGCAGAACCCTGTAGGTTCAGGAGACGCTGACTACGACCCTGTAACAAGAGCAGGAGGAATGACTTTTACCAGGATATGGTGGGTTGAGGATGATTGCAGGAGCGTGGACATAAACGACCCGATTCCCACTGCACTTCTCTGTACCCCTGCCCCTCCGGGCGCGTGTGCCGGCGGTGCCGGGATGAACAATGTAAAGGCACTTGCAGTCAGGGTATGCTGGACCGACAAAAACGGCAGCAATCATACAGTCACACTAAATGGAGTTAAATGGGATGAAACAGCAACACCATAA
- a CDS encoding PilC/PilY family type IV pilus protein: MKASENVRKEITGRFFRKLLFLMTIMVFILTSASFALSDDSPSIAQYTAYPPFGGKLIKPNVLINLDTSISLNYFAYDFNWNARTSSGGRAAIPTSVGFYPNREYYGYFDPYKWYQYTSSVSEFEAVGNKSTISDSKPAGAAWWDGNFLNWLTMRRSDIIKKALIGGRTKARAGITGGHPHDLIGKAAHIKLEGYEKKICVAEDGNLNSANYTPYSDCPLTFAFDNATGTSTEPIAYFNVNSTTHYVTVHRGSEPGGVIQRVGSSVRWGLELITDGTFDDNGGGNCRGETGTSGGGAIIPIDGGTVVVPVGYYDAVKDDIINNIANSPSAPSTPLAESLWTATGYFAQDSTTGSTGPRYTSNSSGSYTVSDETDPFNYALDPAADTRWVPCASCFVITITDGEPTADLEIPSALRSYGSAYADSPANEKSTGIPDWADTTTTVDGALLNYFWDQDLEGSHYIDNVAYYGHTNDLRNLSDKTNPDGSAVVDNERQYLTHYFIYATFGSNTPDGRRLLNWSSGTGTSPNDYSSGGGGAARNGGFIDSNSNNEPDQTSEYNTNNDDFDDNFYAAKTGDELEAALIKALFKIIEQTASGTAPALAGSRNGEGNIVYQAYFYPEKTFPEGKRDWIGYLQALEVDTDGNVSDTPLWEAGEKLRERELSTLPRLIYTTTDGLSLIEFKDGNGLDDYLRAANSAEATNIIKYIQGEDIPGYRPRTINGKVWKLGDIIYSSPTPVGLPGENYDRLYRDISYTGFYRTYKDRRNVVYVGANDGMLHAFNGGKYNAATGQYENGGTYPPIGKELALGDELWGFIPKQLLPHLKWLTNPNYTHVYYVDLKPKVTDIRIFCDATNSSADCINGQSNVLHPSGWGTILIGGMRLGGKQISADINGTNETFYSAYFALDITNPEVPPKLLWTFTDQDSDADGVPDLGLGLTMSYPAVARVNTDTKDLWVMIVGSGPTEFDAGSNVSSDQTGKVFVVDLKTGSLLKSFDTGVGNAFMTDPITVDVNLDYKVDVGYIGEAYDAGTGYNQLSGNMYRLVTKNSTDVFNEWKLSTLISTSGYKPITSAPSVALDKKGNMWVFFGAGKFIGSDDKLSNDAQAFYGIKEICQPWKDYACTAAVSETNLLDVSGVTVDVGATNITATGTTISGSTCGDTTAIEWCDLLHAINTKNGWVINFPSVAGHESLKGERSFAKPVVLGGLVIFTSYIPEEDLCSDSQGNGYLWAVYYETGTAYKDYVFTDEIATEPATVGREQQLGEGFASVSAMVTRGGSLKALAQTSLGNIPGIEIKAPFSLQSGIVGFKTGTCQEK, translated from the coding sequence ATGAAGGCTTCAGAAAATGTAAGAAAGGAAATAACAGGGAGATTTTTCAGGAAACTCCTTTTCCTGATGACAATTATGGTCTTTATACTCACTTCCGCCAGCTTTGCACTCTCAGACGATTCTCCCTCAATTGCACAATATACTGCATATCCGCCCTTTGGCGGCAAGCTGATAAAGCCGAATGTGCTTATCAATCTGGACACCTCGATTTCCCTGAACTACTTTGCCTATGATTTTAACTGGAATGCAAGGACTTCAAGTGGTGGACGTGCAGCTATCCCGACAAGTGTAGGGTTTTATCCAAACAGAGAATATTACGGTTACTTTGATCCTTACAAATGGTATCAGTACACATCATCTGTAAGCGAGTTCGAGGCTGTTGGCAATAAGAGTACAATCAGTGACTCCAAACCTGCAGGAGCAGCGTGGTGGGACGGTAACTTCCTGAACTGGCTTACCATGAGACGGTCCGACATAATAAAGAAGGCACTTATTGGCGGAAGAACAAAGGCAAGGGCCGGTATAACCGGTGGACACCCTCATGACCTCATTGGAAAGGCGGCACACATTAAACTTGAGGGGTATGAAAAGAAAATTTGTGTTGCAGAAGACGGAAACCTCAATTCAGCAAACTATACACCTTACAGTGACTGTCCCCTGACATTCGCCTTTGATAATGCAACAGGCACGTCAACAGAGCCGATAGCTTATTTCAACGTTAATTCCACTACACATTATGTCACTGTACACAGGGGCTCAGAGCCCGGAGGGGTAATTCAGAGAGTCGGCAGCAGCGTAAGATGGGGTCTTGAACTGATAACCGACGGTACATTTGACGATAACGGCGGCGGTAATTGCAGGGGAGAGACAGGCACCTCTGGTGGGGGGGCGATAATTCCGATAGACGGTGGAACCGTAGTAGTTCCGGTTGGGTACTATGATGCAGTAAAGGATGACATAATAAACAACATCGCAAACAGTCCTTCAGCTCCCTCAACACCTCTTGCCGAATCACTCTGGACGGCAACCGGATACTTCGCTCAGGACAGCACCACCGGCAGTACTGGGCCTCGATATACTTCAAATTCTTCCGGGTCCTATACTGTAAGCGATGAAACCGATCCATTCAACTATGCACTTGATCCGGCTGCTGATACAAGATGGGTCCCCTGCGCCAGTTGCTTTGTCATTACTATCACAGATGGAGAACCGACTGCTGACCTGGAAATTCCATCTGCACTAAGAAGCTATGGTTCAGCCTATGCCGATAGTCCGGCTAATGAAAAATCAACCGGAATACCAGACTGGGCAGACACAACTACCACTGTAGACGGTGCCCTTCTCAACTATTTCTGGGACCAGGACCTCGAAGGATCACATTACATTGACAATGTTGCCTACTATGGTCATACCAATGACCTCAGAAACCTCAGTGATAAGACGAATCCCGATGGTAGTGCCGTTGTTGACAATGAAAGACAATATCTCACACATTATTTTATATATGCAACTTTTGGCAGTAACACACCTGATGGCAGAAGACTACTGAACTGGTCTTCCGGTACAGGCACCTCTCCCAATGATTATTCAAGCGGTGGTGGCGGAGCGGCAAGGAACGGCGGATTTATAGATTCGAACAGCAACAATGAGCCTGATCAGACCAGTGAGTACAACACTAACAATGATGATTTTGACGACAATTTCTATGCAGCGAAAACAGGAGATGAACTTGAGGCAGCCCTGATAAAGGCGCTGTTTAAAATTATCGAACAAACAGCATCAGGCACTGCACCCGCTCTTGCAGGTTCGAGGAACGGAGAGGGGAATATTGTTTATCAGGCATATTTTTATCCTGAAAAGACATTTCCTGAAGGTAAAAGGGACTGGATAGGTTATTTGCAGGCATTGGAGGTGGATACTGATGGCAATGTTTCGGACACCCCGTTATGGGAGGCCGGGGAGAAACTCCGGGAAAGGGAACTTTCAACCCTGCCCCGTTTAATATACACCACTACAGACGGATTGAGCCTCATTGAGTTCAAGGACGGCAATGGCCTGGATGATTATCTCAGAGCAGCAAACAGTGCAGAGGCCACAAATATAATCAAATACATTCAGGGCGAAGATATACCCGGATACAGGCCAAGGACTATTAACGGAAAGGTCTGGAAATTAGGGGACATCATTTACTCATCACCGACACCTGTCGGCTTGCCCGGCGAAAACTACGACAGGCTTTACAGGGACATCTCTTACACAGGCTTTTATCGAACATATAAAGACAGGAGGAATGTTGTCTATGTCGGCGCCAATGACGGAATGCTCCATGCCTTTAACGGAGGCAAATACAACGCAGCTACCGGCCAGTACGAAAACGGCGGGACATACCCTCCTATCGGCAAGGAACTCGCCCTCGGGGATGAACTCTGGGGATTTATACCAAAACAGCTACTTCCTCACCTTAAATGGCTTACAAATCCCAACTACACCCATGTCTACTATGTTGATCTGAAGCCCAAGGTTACCGATATCCGGATATTCTGCGATGCTACCAATTCCAGTGCAGACTGCATTAATGGACAGTCTAATGTATTACATCCTTCTGGATGGGGTACCATACTCATAGGAGGGATGAGACTCGGGGGCAAACAAATCAGCGCTGATATTAACGGAACCAACGAAACATTTTACTCTGCCTACTTTGCCCTTGATATAACTAACCCCGAGGTCCCTCCAAAACTCCTCTGGACTTTTACAGACCAGGATTCAGACGCTGATGGTGTCCCTGATCTGGGACTCGGGCTTACCATGTCATACCCGGCAGTTGCAAGGGTGAATACCGATACTAAAGATCTGTGGGTCATGATTGTCGGCTCCGGCCCCACTGAGTTTGATGCAGGCTCCAATGTAAGCAGTGACCAGACAGGCAAGGTCTTTGTAGTTGATCTTAAGACCGGCAGCCTTTTGAAGTCCTTTGACACAGGTGTCGGCAATGCCTTTATGACAGACCCCATCACCGTTGACGTCAACCTTGATTACAAGGTCGATGTTGGATATATAGGAGAGGCTTATGATGCAGGGACGGGATATAATCAGCTCAGCGGCAACATGTACAGGCTTGTTACAAAGAACAGCACCGATGTCTTCAATGAGTGGAAACTTTCAACCCTTATCTCCACCTCCGGTTATAAGCCGATAACATCCGCGCCATCCGTAGCACTCGATAAAAAAGGAAATATGTGGGTCTTTTTCGGAGCCGGCAAGTTCATTGGCTCCGATGACAAGTTAAGCAATGATGCCCAGGCATTTTACGGCATAAAAGAGATATGCCAGCCCTGGAAGGATTACGCTTGCACCGCTGCTGTCTCAGAAACAAACCTCCTTGATGTATCCGGTGTAACAGTCGATGTTGGCGCTACAAATATCACTGCAACTGGGACAACAATTTCAGGCAGTACGTGTGGTGATACAACCGCTATTGAATGGTGTGACCTCTTACATGCTATAAACACGAAGAACGGCTGGGTCATAAACTTCCCCTCTGTTGCGGGACATGAAAGTCTCAAAGGTGAGCGTTCATTCGCAAAACCTGTTGTACTCGGAGGCCTCGTCATCTTCACCTCATACATACCGGAAGAAGACCTCTGCAGTGATAGCCAGGGAAATGGATACCTCTGGGCCGTCTATTACGAAACAGGCACAGCCTATAAGGACTATGTCTTTACAGACGAGATAGCGACTGAACCTGCCACTGTTGGAAGGGAACAACAACTCGGAGAGGGTTTTGCAAGTGTCAGCGCAATGGTTACAAGGGGTGGTTCACTCAAAGCGCTTGCCCAGACCTCATTGGGAAATATCCCTGGAATCGAAATAAAAGCGCCCTTTTCATTACAGAGCGGTATCGTAGGCTTTAAAACAGGTACCTGTCAGGAAAAATAA
- a CDS encoding Ig domain-containing protein, translated as MYVRGANPRDLSYQWFVNNTEITGANGLVLKYSGLRKHDEVRVRVSTKDLGECLSDPLVIANIQPKIQSAALLPSPPRKGNDLHVKIKTFDGDGDNVTVDYEWFINGEIIPQQALDDPGILNGNLIKRGDRVSVKITPSDGETRGRAIILESRVANSAPVVSDELETEFNGSVYSAKIKAFDPDGDTLTYTLKQAPEGMTIDPETGVITWLVTPDDEGEHDITVSVKDGHGGEIILPFSTTIGFLERTG; from the coding sequence GTGTACGTAAGGGGAGCAAATCCCCGGGATCTGAGCTACCAGTGGTTTGTAAACAATACAGAGATCACAGGGGCCAATGGCCTTGTTCTCAAATACTCCGGACTCAGAAAGCACGATGAGGTGAGAGTAAGGGTCTCAACTAAAGACCTCGGTGAATGTCTTTCCGACCCATTGGTTATTGCCAACATCCAACCCAAGATCCAGTCAGCCGCACTCCTGCCCAGCCCACCCCGAAAAGGGAACGACCTGCACGTTAAAATAAAGACATTTGACGGAGACGGTGATAACGTAACCGTTGATTACGAGTGGTTTATAAATGGTGAGATCATACCGCAACAGGCACTTGACGACCCCGGGATATTGAACGGCAATCTTATAAAAAGAGGCGACAGGGTCTCTGTAAAAATAACCCCATCTGACGGCGAAACAAGAGGCCGTGCAATAATTCTTGAAAGCCGTGTTGCCAATTCCGCACCGGTCGTCTCTGATGAACTGGAAACAGAATTTAACGGCTCTGTCTACTCGGCAAAAATCAAAGCATTTGACCCAGACGGCGACACGCTCACCTATACCCTTAAGCAGGCTCCTGAGGGCATGACGATCGACCCCGAAACCGGCGTTATAACCTGGCTGGTAACACCTGATGACGAAGGAGAGCACGACATAACGGTGTCGGTAAAAGACGGTCATGGCGGTGAGATCATCCTGCCTTTTAGCACCACAATAGGTTTTCTTGAACGTACAGGCTGA